Proteins from a single region of Gemmatimonadaceae bacterium:
- a CDS encoding peptidylprolyl isomerase, giving the protein MSKTATFETNVGTIVAELFEKDAPKTVENFEKLANAGFYDGVKFHRVIPDFVVQGGDPLSRDLPDGDPRIGTGGPGYKIKCETAGNPNKHVVGALSMAHAGKDTGGSQFFMVLSESNTRHLNGVHTVFGRITKGLDAMQKIRKNDVMNTVRVA; this is encoded by the coding sequence GTGAGCAAGACTGCAACGTTCGAAACCAACGTCGGCACCATCGTCGCCGAGCTGTTCGAGAAGGACGCGCCCAAGACCGTGGAGAACTTCGAGAAGCTGGCCAACGCGGGGTTCTACGACGGCGTGAAGTTCCACCGCGTGATCCCCGACTTCGTGGTCCAGGGCGGCGACCCGTTGTCGCGCGATCTTCCCGACGGCGATCCGCGCATCGGAACCGGTGGACCGGGGTACAAGATCAAGTGCGAGACCGCCGGCAACCCCAACAAGCACGTCGTGGGCGCTCTCTCGATGGCCCACGCCGGCAAGGATACCGGCGGCAGCCAGTTCTTCATGGTGCTCAGCGAATCCAACACGCGCCACCTGAACGGCGTCCACACCGTCTTCGGCCGCATCACCAAGGGCCTGGACGCGATGCAGAAGATCCGCAAGAATGACGTGATGAACACGGTCCGCGTCGCGTAG
- the nth gene encoding endonuclease III: MSSPKPRTRRAALKGPALRRHAAQILDRLLAAYPDAHCALDFRNAYQLLVATILSAQCTDKRVNMVTPALFKKYPTPRALAKARQDDVEALIRSTGFFRNKAKSLIGMAVAVTEQHGGSVPDSMDALTHLPGVGRKTANVVLGNAFSRNEGIVVDTHVTRLSHRLGLTGAKTPERIEQSLLPLFPRERWTILSHLLIEHGRRVCDARKPRCAECVLADLCPSAAP, translated from the coding sequence GTGTCGAGTCCTAAGCCCCGAACCCGTCGCGCCGCACTGAAGGGTCCCGCCCTCCGCCGGCACGCCGCGCAAATTCTCGACCGGCTGCTGGCCGCGTATCCCGACGCGCACTGCGCGCTCGACTTCCGCAACGCCTACCAGTTGCTCGTGGCCACCATCCTCAGCGCGCAGTGCACCGACAAGCGCGTCAACATGGTCACGCCGGCACTGTTCAAGAAATATCCCACGCCGCGCGCCCTGGCCAAGGCGCGGCAGGACGACGTCGAGGCGCTCATCAGGAGCACCGGCTTCTTCCGGAACAAGGCCAAGAGCCTCATCGGCATGGCGGTGGCCGTCACCGAGCAGCACGGCGGATCGGTGCCCGACTCGATGGACGCGCTCACCCACCTGCCCGGCGTGGGACGCAAGACGGCCAACGTCGTTCTGGGAAACGCGTTCTCCAGGAACGAAGGCATCGTGGTGGACACGCATGTCACCAGGCTCAGCCACCGGCTGGGGCTCACGGGGGCCAAGACGCCGGAACGGATCGAGCAGAGCCTGCTCCCGCTGTTCCCTCGCGAGCGGTGGACCATCCTCTCCCACCTCCTCATCGAGCATGGCCGTCGCGTGTGCGATGCGCGCAAGCCCCGCTGCGCCGAGTGCGTGCTCGCCGACCTCTGTCCGAGCGCCGCGCCGTGA
- a CDS encoding alpha/beta hydrolase → MTDTPPRPFAPRATGFTTSTLVPLYWAAYGPPLGHRLLVLHGGPGADHGYLLPQMLELARTRELVFYDQRGGGRSRGDGRAPVTWRDHVADLGLVVDELAVAPLTLVGYSWGGLLALLYAAEAAANPLLRAPARIVLIDPAPMSRQFREVFEAEFARRQAAPAVQAMRDELAASGLRERSPDRYRQRAFELSVAGYFADPRAAHDLTMFRVVGRVQQAVWESLGDYDLVGDGRLASIRCPALVIHGLQDPIPLASSEACARALGAELVTLDACGHVPYVEQPAALFAAIDRFLE, encoded by the coding sequence ATGACGGACACGCCCCCGCGCCCCTTCGCTCCGCGCGCAACGGGATTCACCACCTCCACGCTCGTTCCGCTCTACTGGGCGGCGTACGGCCCGCCCCTCGGCCACCGGCTGCTGGTATTGCATGGGGGACCGGGCGCGGATCACGGCTACCTGCTGCCGCAGATGCTGGAGCTGGCCCGTACGCGGGAGCTGGTGTTCTACGATCAGCGCGGCGGCGGACGGTCGCGGGGCGACGGCCGCGCTCCGGTCACCTGGCGCGACCACGTGGCCGATCTGGGTCTCGTCGTGGACGAGCTCGCCGTGGCGCCGCTCACCCTCGTCGGCTATTCGTGGGGCGGCCTGCTGGCGCTCCTGTATGCGGCGGAGGCAGCGGCCAATCCCCTGCTCCGCGCTCCGGCCCGGATTGTCCTCATTGACCCGGCCCCGATGTCGCGGCAATTTCGGGAGGTGTTCGAGGCGGAATTTGCTCGGCGGCAGGCGGCACCGGCGGTGCAGGCCATGCGCGACGAACTGGCCGCCTCGGGGCTGCGGGAGCGGAGTCCCGACCGATACCGCCAGCGGGCGTTCGAACTCAGCGTAGCCGGCTATTTCGCCGATCCGCGGGCGGCGCACGACCTCACGATGTTCCGGGTGGTGGGACGTGTTCAGCAGGCGGTATGGGAAAGTCTTGGAGATTACGACTTGGTGGGCGATGGGCGGCTGGCCTCGATCCGCTGCCCGGCGCTGGTGATCCATGGTCTGCAGGACCCGATCCCGCTAGCCTCCTCCGAGGCCTGCGCGCGCGCCCTGGGGGCCGAACTGGTAACGTTGGACGCGTGCGGCCACGTGCCGTATGTGGAACAACCCGCGGCTCTGTTTGCGGCTATCGATAGATTTCTTGAATGA
- a CDS encoding prepilin-type N-terminal cleavage/methylation domain-containing protein: MLQNRKGFTLIELLIVVVIIGILAAIAIPKFANTKSKAYVTAMKSDLRNMVTAEEAFFSDSSKYSTDLSAINFKQSTGVNTPAVVVGAGYWSATVTHSQLAGHTCAIAVNTANPLVTTAGEGEPVCN, translated from the coding sequence ATGTTGCAGAATCGCAAGGGCTTCACGCTCATCGAGCTCCTGATCGTCGTCGTGATCATCGGCATTCTGGCCGCGATCGCGATCCCCAAGTTCGCCAACACCAAGTCCAAGGCGTACGTCACGGCCATGAAGTCGGACCTCCGCAACATGGTGACCGCGGAAGAGGCCTTCTTCTCGGATTCGTCCAAGTACTCCACCGACCTGAGCGCCATCAACTTCAAGCAGTCCACGGGCGTGAACACGCCGGCCGTCGTGGTGGGCGCCGGCTACTGGTCGGCCACGGTCACGCACAGCCAGCTGGCCGGCCACACCTGCGCGATCGCGGTGAATACGGCCAACCCGCTCGTGACCACGGCGGGCGAAGGCGAGCCGGTCTGTAACTGA
- a CDS encoding type II secretion system protein, protein MHIGRKAFTLVEILVVIMIVGVLAAIAIQRFGTSKSKAYLTAMKSDLRNLVTAEAGWFADSSRYSTDLSVIAFRQSSGVNAPSVVTGAGYWSATVTHSKLTGHTCGVAVNTANPIQTTAGEGEPVCN, encoded by the coding sequence ATGCACATCGGGCGTAAGGCATTCACCCTCGTCGAGATCCTCGTCGTCATCATGATCGTCGGGGTCCTCGCAGCAATTGCGATCCAGCGATTCGGCACCAGCAAGTCCAAAGCGTATCTGACGGCAATGAAGTCGGACCTTCGCAATCTGGTCACCGCCGAGGCGGGTTGGTTTGCCGACTCTTCGAGATACTCCACCGATCTCTCGGTCATCGCCTTTCGGCAATCCAGCGGCGTCAACGCACCCAGCGTCGTCACCGGCGCCGGCTATTGGTCGGCCACCGTCACCCACAGCAAGCTGACGGGCCACACGTGCGGCGTGGCGGTCAACACCGCCAACCCGATCCAGACCACGGCGGGCGAGGGCGAGCCGGTGTGTAACTGA
- a CDS encoding M28 family peptidase, whose product MTLRIWTFAAACALAACQRAQLAPAPAAVPSPDSTRIRADIAYLASDRLEGRRAGTPGNDSAAAYIARRYQSLGLTAMTPTSYLQPFVARPATGAHSGPPEVLPTQNVVAMLAGTDPALRNQYVVIGGHFDHLGRSTEGALDPEARDAIRNGADDNASGTAAVMELARIFRASPTRRSLMFVNFSAEEEGLLGSAYFVDHSPVAIDSMDAMINFDMVGRLRNDRLIVYGVATATEFPALLDSANGGLVKIFGQGDGFGPSDQSSFYAKNVPVLHFFTDLHEDYHRATDDVDKINAAGEAKVVAVAERVIREVANRPARVTFFRVPAKPVTASSTGSDVYFGSIPDMAAGDIKGERLTGITAGSPADRAGLKAGDVVVEFGGMAVTDLESYSNALFAHKPGDVVPVVVIRDGARLTLSVTLGKRGG is encoded by the coding sequence ATGACGCTTCGAATCTGGACTTTCGCCGCCGCGTGCGCCCTCGCCGCGTGTCAGCGGGCGCAACTCGCCCCGGCGCCCGCCGCCGTTCCCAGCCCCGACTCCACTCGCATCCGCGCCGACATCGCGTATCTCGCCAGCGACCGCCTGGAAGGGCGCCGCGCCGGCACGCCGGGCAACGATAGCGCCGCGGCCTACATCGCCCGCCGTTACCAGAGCCTGGGCCTCACCGCGATGACGCCCACCTCGTATCTGCAGCCGTTCGTCGCACGCCCCGCCACGGGCGCCCACTCCGGACCGCCCGAGGTGCTGCCCACGCAGAACGTCGTCGCCATGCTCGCCGGGACCGACCCGGCGCTGCGCAATCAATACGTCGTGATCGGCGGCCACTTCGACCACCTGGGGCGCTCCACCGAAGGCGCGCTCGACCCCGAGGCCAGGGACGCCATCCGCAACGGCGCCGACGACAACGCGTCCGGCACCGCCGCCGTGATGGAGTTGGCCCGCATCTTCCGCGCCTCGCCCACCAGACGCTCGCTGATGTTCGTCAACTTCAGCGCCGAGGAAGAAGGGTTGCTCGGCTCGGCGTACTTCGTGGACCACAGCCCCGTGGCCATCGACAGCATGGACGCGATGATCAACTTCGACATGGTGGGCCGCCTCAGGAACGACCGGCTCATCGTGTACGGCGTGGCCACCGCCACCGAATTCCCCGCCCTGCTCGACAGCGCCAACGGCGGACTCGTGAAGATCTTCGGGCAGGGCGACGGATTCGGCCCGTCCGACCAATCCTCGTTCTACGCCAAGAACGTGCCGGTGCTGCACTTCTTCACCGACCTGCACGAGGACTATCACCGCGCCACCGATGACGTGGACAAGATCAATGCCGCCGGCGAAGCGAAGGTCGTGGCCGTGGCGGAGCGCGTGATACGCGAGGTCGCCAATCGGCCGGCGCGCGTCACCTTCTTCCGTGTCCCCGCCAAGCCGGTCACCGCGTCGAGCACCGGATCCGACGTCTACTTCGGTTCCATTCCGGACATGGCGGCGGGCGACATCAAGGGCGAGCGCCTCACCGGGATCACGGCCGGCAGCCCCGCCGACCGCGCCGGCCTCAAGGCCGGCGACGTCGTCGTCGAATTCGGGGGCATGGCGGTCACCGATCTGGAGAGCTACTCCAACGCCCTCTTCGCGCACAAACCGGGCGACGTGGTGCCGGTGGTCGTGATCCGCGACGGGGCGCGTCTGACACTCTCCGTGACGCTCGGCAAGCGCGGAGGCTGA
- a CDS encoding HEAT repeat domain-containing protein — protein MEYSATFARLFSRLVSLLVYDAENVDEQKMALRAVVAVAKQGPMRMAVRDGMLYADDELMPGVLPGVREVADRMTTGGLREILFDNECAAADVLGVARLLGGPPRDRADLVSAFDALATKTIRAMPAPPVAGAREAPAASVVAEAPRPEPEPPPVIEAAPEEAPGVPGLVAQDSSAMFYQFSSIGTVKDSPEALLARLQATTNSAETVRLLDDVVTLAETAAREGKAEAVGTLLYGVVTRESEVADGEVKRTYVMALRRMSKPLLLRVVATLLPRVPDRTEDFVAVLVRMGQDGAEALIDQLTQAQTADDRQVMFDVLQRLDAAVPVLVHMLGDARWFVARNAADLLAEMKAVGAESALVAQLHHADDRVRRSATNALMQLGTESARQAVRLAVRDAAPQVRMQAAFAIAAHRDPQTATTLITAIDAEQDSDVQLAMLLALGRVGTAEAVERLVRAAEPERGFFKKKSTAFRVAAVQALAEAKSPGAQAALKALASDKEKEVRDTVARLSQSGRRA, from the coding sequence ATGGAATACTCGGCCACATTCGCGCGTCTCTTCTCACGTCTCGTCTCGCTGCTCGTGTACGACGCGGAGAACGTGGACGAGCAGAAGATGGCGTTGCGCGCCGTGGTAGCCGTGGCCAAGCAGGGGCCGATGCGGATGGCCGTCCGCGACGGGATGCTCTACGCCGACGATGAGCTGATGCCCGGGGTGCTGCCCGGGGTGCGCGAGGTGGCCGATCGGATGACGACCGGCGGTCTGCGCGAGATCCTGTTCGACAACGAATGCGCGGCAGCCGATGTGCTGGGAGTGGCGCGCTTGCTTGGCGGGCCGCCGCGCGACCGTGCGGACCTGGTCTCGGCGTTCGACGCGCTGGCCACGAAGACGATCCGCGCCATGCCGGCGCCGCCCGTCGCGGGAGCCCGGGAAGCGCCGGCCGCCTCGGTGGTGGCGGAGGCGCCGCGGCCGGAGCCGGAGCCGCCGCCGGTCATCGAGGCCGCGCCCGAGGAGGCGCCCGGTGTGCCGGGCCTGGTGGCTCAGGACAGCAGCGCGATGTTCTACCAGTTCTCGTCGATCGGCACCGTGAAGGATTCGCCGGAGGCATTGCTGGCGCGGTTGCAGGCGACGACGAATTCGGCGGAGACGGTGCGCTTGCTGGACGACGTGGTCACGCTCGCCGAGACGGCGGCCCGCGAGGGGAAGGCGGAGGCGGTGGGAACGTTGCTGTACGGGGTGGTCACGCGGGAGAGCGAGGTCGCCGACGGCGAGGTGAAGCGCACCTACGTGATGGCGCTGCGCCGGATGTCCAAGCCGTTGCTGCTGCGGGTGGTGGCGACGCTGCTGCCGCGCGTGCCGGATCGCACCGAGGACTTTGTGGCGGTGCTGGTGCGGATGGGGCAGGATGGGGCGGAGGCCTTGATCGACCAGCTCACCCAGGCACAGACGGCAGACGATCGGCAGGTGATGTTCGACGTCCTGCAGCGGCTGGACGCGGCGGTGCCCGTGCTGGTGCACATGCTGGGAGATGCGCGGTGGTTCGTGGCGCGCAACGCGGCCGATCTGCTGGCCGAGATGAAGGCCGTGGGCGCGGAGAGTGCGCTGGTGGCGCAGCTCCACCATGCGGACGACCGGGTGCGCCGGTCGGCGACCAACGCCCTGATGCAGCTGGGCACGGAGAGCGCGCGGCAGGCGGTGCGGTTGGCGGTGCGGGACGCGGCGCCGCAGGTGCGGATGCAGGCGGCGTTCGCGATCGCGGCGCATCGCGATCCGCAGACGGCGACGACGCTGATCACGGCGATCGACGCCGAACAGGACAGCGACGTGCAGTTGGCGATGTTGTTGGCGCTGGGGCGCGTGGGAACGGCGGAAGCGGTGGAGCGGCTGGTCCGGGCTGCCGAGCCGGAGCGTGGGTTCTTCAAGAAGAAGTCCACGGCGTTCCGCGTGGCGGCGGTTCAGGCGTTGGCCGAGGCGAAGTCGCCGGGGGCGCAGGCGGCGCTCAAAGCGCTGGCGTCCGACAAGGAGAAGGAAGTCCGCGACACCGTGGCGCGCCTGTCGCAGTCGGGCAGGCGCGCCTGA
- a CDS encoding M20/M25/M40 family metallo-hydrolase has translation MLTSSSLTFLKRLLDSPGPSGYETAAARAWRAEAQTFADIVRSDVAGNSIAEVNPDGSPTIMLDGHIDEIGLIVQYIDDDGYLYISPIGGWDPEVLAGQRIRFLAAGGDVIGVIGKKPIHLMKPADRDKASKLTDFWVDIGARNRAEAEARIAVGDAGVIDSHTLDFPNDRVVSRSIDDRIGAFTVLEALRRYKERPGKARVVACATTQEEIAWHGGGALVCANTVKPQMAIAVDVTFATDHPGLEKKEIGDHKLGSGPVLVRGSLISPVVFELLRDAAKSAGIPYTVHAEGRTTSTNADAIHLARDGVATALVSIPNRYMHSPNEMVSLVDVDHTAALIAEACRGVDARTDFTAR, from the coding sequence ATGCTCACCTCCTCATCGCTCACCTTTCTCAAGCGACTGCTCGACTCGCCCGGGCCGTCGGGCTACGAGACCGCCGCGGCCCGCGCCTGGCGGGCCGAAGCGCAGACCTTCGCCGATATCGTGCGCAGCGACGTCGCCGGCAACAGCATCGCCGAGGTCAACCCCGACGGATCGCCCACGATCATGCTCGACGGCCACATCGACGAGATCGGCCTCATCGTCCAGTACATCGACGACGACGGCTACCTGTACATCTCGCCGATCGGCGGATGGGATCCCGAAGTGCTCGCCGGCCAGCGCATCCGATTCCTCGCCGCCGGCGGGGACGTGATCGGGGTGATCGGCAAGAAGCCCATCCACCTCATGAAGCCCGCCGATCGCGACAAGGCCTCGAAGCTCACCGACTTCTGGGTGGACATCGGCGCCAGGAATCGGGCCGAAGCCGAAGCCCGTATCGCCGTCGGCGACGCCGGCGTCATCGACTCGCACACCCTCGACTTCCCCAACGATCGCGTCGTGTCGCGCTCGATCGACGACCGCATCGGCGCCTTCACCGTGCTCGAAGCCCTGCGCCGCTACAAGGAGCGACCCGGCAAGGCGCGCGTCGTGGCCTGCGCCACGACGCAGGAAGAGATCGCCTGGCACGGCGGCGGCGCGCTCGTCTGCGCCAATACCGTCAAGCCGCAGATGGCGATCGCGGTCGACGTCACCTTCGCCACCGACCACCCGGGACTCGAGAAGAAGGAGATCGGGGACCACAAACTCGGCAGCGGCCCCGTGCTCGTGCGCGGCTCGCTCATCTCGCCGGTGGTGTTCGAACTCCTGCGCGACGCCGCCAAGTCGGCCGGCATTCCGTACACCGTCCACGCCGAAGGGCGCACCACCTCCACCAACGCCGACGCCATCCACCTGGCCCGCGATGGCGTGGCCACCGCGCTCGTCTCGATTCCCAACCGCTACATGCACTCGCCCAACGAGATGGTGAGCCTCGTCGACGTCGACCACACGGCCGCGTTGATCGCCGAAGCCTGCCGCGGCGTGGACGCCCGTACCGACTTCACGGCCCGCTGA